A genomic window from Flavobacterium hankyongi includes:
- a CDS encoding carboxymuconolactone decarboxylase family protein, whose product MSNLVQEFNDYRSKMNEKLLADENKVIKRIFNLDTNTYAEGALDVKTKELLGLVASAVLRCDDCIKYHLETCYKLGINKKEMMEAMSVATLVGGTIVIPHLRRAYEFWEALEEQTK is encoded by the coding sequence ATGAGCAACTTAGTACAAGAATTTAACGATTATCGTTCTAAAATGAACGAAAAGCTATTAGCTGACGAAAATAAAGTTATAAAACGTATTTTTAATTTAGACACCAATACCTATGCAGAAGGTGCTTTAGATGTTAAAACAAAAGAATTATTAGGCTTAGTTGCTTCTGCTGTATTGCGTTGTGACGATTGCATAAAGTATCATTTAGAGACTTGTTATAAATTAGGCATTAATAAAAAAGAGATGATGGAAGCTATGAGTGTTGCCACTTTAGTAGGCGGAACAATTGTAATTCCTCATCTAAGAAGAGCTTACGAATTTTGGGAAGCCTTAGAAGAACAAACTAAATAA
- a CDS encoding O-antigen ligase family protein, protein MNSKSGGKQISYLTLVLLHVLIGIAVFLLPFLSKIYALLILLVGFLIVIKTRNKNNEALYVAAYLTGVEVFLRMTEGNFIEQYAKFGIIGILLLGILFEGIAKPAIPYVVFLVFLLPGIILGVFTLNLDTDIRKAITFNIIGPLTLAFSAIYCYGRRISLKEMVDILHSASFPIISIVVYLFLYTPSIKEVVTNTESNFATSGGYGPNQMSTILGLGIFLFFTKLVLFSNSTKNKIIDVILLIIIVFRGIVTFSRGGVIAGGIMILILMIIIFFNIRTKAKMTVFRFIFLMTLILFGIWTYSSVQTGGLIDKRYANQDARGRIKASKLTGREKLIESEFKMFMDNPIFGVGVGKNKEYRQETTGIEAASHNEISRMLAEHGMFGFFDLLILFFTPLLLAFNNRMNIFILPFVIFWLLTINHAAMRIAAPAFIYALSLLKVYSIEKPVIHRE, encoded by the coding sequence ATGAATTCAAAATCAGGAGGGAAGCAAATATCTTACTTAACACTTGTTTTGTTGCATGTGTTGATTGGTATTGCTGTTTTTTTACTGCCATTTTTGTCCAAAATTTATGCTTTGTTGATTCTTCTTGTAGGTTTTTTAATAGTCATAAAAACTAGAAATAAAAATAACGAAGCACTTTATGTTGCGGCTTATCTTACTGGAGTTGAGGTGTTTCTTAGGATGACCGAAGGGAATTTTATAGAACAATATGCTAAATTTGGAATTATAGGTATTTTACTGCTTGGAATATTATTTGAAGGAATTGCTAAGCCAGCTATTCCCTATGTTGTTTTTCTCGTTTTTTTACTTCCAGGAATAATCCTTGGCGTCTTTACCCTTAATCTTGATACTGATATAAGGAAAGCCATCACATTTAATATTATAGGACCACTTACATTAGCATTTTCTGCAATTTACTGTTATGGCAGGAGGATCTCATTGAAGGAAATGGTAGATATTCTTCATAGTGCATCTTTTCCCATTATTAGTATTGTTGTCTACTTGTTTTTATACACACCAAGCATAAAAGAGGTTGTAACGAACACAGAATCTAATTTTGCTACTTCGGGAGGATATGGGCCAAATCAGATGTCGACTATATTAGGTTTGGGGATATTCCTGTTTTTTACCAAACTTGTATTGTTTTCGAATTCAACAAAAAATAAAATCATTGATGTTATTTTGTTGATTATAATTGTTTTCAGGGGGATTGTGACTTTTTCAAGAGGAGGAGTTATTGCAGGAGGTATCATGATTTTGATTTTGATGATTATCATATTTTTTAATATCAGAACAAAAGCTAAAATGACTGTTTTTAGATTTATTTTTTTGATGACCTTAATACTCTTTGGGATTTGGACTTATAGTTCTGTTCAAACTGGAGGTTTGATCGATAAGCGCTATGCTAATCAGGATGCTAGGGGAAGGATTAAAGCAAGTAAATTAACAGGGAGAGAAAAACTAATCGAATCTGAGTTTAAAATGTTTATGGATAATCCTATTTTTGGTGTTGGTGTAGGTAAAAACAAAGAGTACCGACAGGAAACAACCGGTATCGAGGCTGCTTCACACAATGAGATTTCCCGAATGCTTGCTGAGCACGGAATGTTTGGGTTTTTTGATTTATTGATTCTGTTTTTTACTCCGTTGCTTTTAGCTTTCAACAATCGGATGAATATTTTTATTCTACCTTTTGTTATTTTCTGGTTACTTACGATTAATCATGCCGCTATGCGTATTGCTGCACCGGCTTTTATTTATGCTTTATCTTTATTAAAAGTTTATAGTATTGAAAAACCTGTTATACATAGGGAATAA
- a CDS encoding PorV/PorQ family protein, with product MNIGVDARAFGMANTMVAHSGDVNSGYWNPTGLLKIEDSEAALMHASYFANIAQYDYAGFAKKIDDRSAWGAHIIRFGVDDILNTTQLIDSNGNIDYNRISLFSTADYGVTFSYARELPIQGFQYGVNAKVIRRIIGDFASSWGFGFDIGLQFQKDDWQFGLMVRDVTTTYNIWNINEEEFQKIKDAQTQTPLQNQDLPENSEITLPKAQLGVARKFDFHNDTSLLASANLNMQFQQTNDIISTSFVSISPALGFEFGYNNLAFARAGVGNFQNTLQISGTEKVSFQPNIGLGFHYKGISVDYALTDLGNQAAALYSNVFSLKVDLSIFR from the coding sequence ATGAATATAGGTGTAGATGCTCGTGCATTTGGTATGGCTAATACTATGGTTGCGCATAGTGGTGATGTAAATTCAGGATATTGGAATCCAACAGGTTTATTAAAAATTGAAGATAGCGAAGCGGCTTTAATGCATGCCAGTTATTTTGCTAACATTGCACAATATGATTATGCTGGTTTTGCAAAAAAAATAGATGACCGAAGTGCTTGGGGAGCACACATCATCCGTTTTGGTGTTGATGACATTTTAAACACTACACAATTAATAGATTCTAACGGAAACATTGATTATAACAGAATTAGTTTATTTTCAACTGCCGATTATGGTGTGACTTTTTCATATGCAAGAGAACTGCCAATTCAAGGATTTCAGTATGGTGTAAACGCAAAAGTTATCAGAAGAATTATTGGAGATTTTGCTAGTTCTTGGGGATTTGGATTTGATATTGGATTACAATTTCAAAAAGATGACTGGCAATTTGGTTTAATGGTTCGAGATGTAACTACGACGTACAATATTTGGAACATTAACGAAGAAGAATTCCAGAAAATAAAGGATGCACAAACTCAAACTCCTCTACAAAATCAGGACTTACCAGAAAACAGCGAAATAACATTGCCTAAAGCACAATTAGGAGTTGCGCGAAAATTTGATTTTCACAATGACACGAGTCTTTTAGCATCAGCTAATTTAAATATGCAATTCCAGCAAACAAACGATATCATTTCAACTAGTTTTGTCAGTATTTCTCCTGCTTTAGGATTCGAATTTGGGTATAACAATTTAGCATTTGCGAGAGCGGGTGTTGGAAACTTTCAAAATACATTACAAATTAGCGGCACAGAAAAAGTGAGTTTTCAACCTAACATTGGCTTAGGATTCCATTACAAAGGAATTTCTGTTGATTATGCCTTGACTGATTTAGGAAATCAGGCTGCTGCATTGTATTCTAATGTATTCTCTCTTAAAGTAGATTTATCCATTTTTAGATAA
- a CDS encoding DUF4105 domain-containing protein: MKKQLLHFFILLHSLVAFSQFNPITPETKISILTVDVANESHTLYGHTAIRIKDEKNKFDYVWNYGMFDFRTENFILKFVKGDLQYYVAAYPFENFEHSYQEENRSIYEQVLNISFDEKQKLFDKLNKSLFSEDKFYTYKFIDRNCTTKAIDIVNETLHNKPIKNTLHKEESYRDVLFPYQEKQYWLNLGINIIFGHRPDEQAAVLFLPLDLMKILESTQYKEKPLVEKTETLFQASQPENDFSFWNSCYALILFLLPFAILNRKATNILFFSILGLIGLFFCLVGLYSLHREVLWNYNVLLFNPLLLILIYFLIKNNLKAIRKLSQICLLCLVGYVLYMLNKAHLLMILPILLTSTIILIRLSLKKEN; this comes from the coding sequence ATGAAAAAACAATTACTGCATTTCTTTATTCTGTTACACAGCCTAGTTGCTTTTTCACAATTTAACCCAATTACTCCCGAAACAAAAATTAGCATTCTAACAGTAGATGTTGCTAACGAATCGCATACTTTATATGGTCATACAGCCATCAGGATTAAAGACGAAAAAAACAAATTTGATTATGTGTGGAATTATGGTATGTTCGATTTTAGAACCGAAAATTTCATTCTAAAATTTGTAAAAGGAGATTTACAATACTACGTTGCCGCTTATCCTTTTGAAAACTTTGAACATAGTTATCAAGAAGAAAATAGAAGTATTTACGAGCAAGTTTTGAACATTTCATTTGATGAAAAACAAAAATTATTTGACAAACTAAATAAATCGCTTTTTTCTGAAGATAAGTTTTACACTTACAAATTTATAGATCGAAACTGTACAACCAAAGCAATTGACATTGTTAACGAAACGCTACATAACAAACCTATAAAAAACACTTTACACAAAGAGGAAAGTTATCGTGATGTTCTATTTCCATATCAAGAGAAACAATATTGGTTAAACTTAGGGATCAATATTATTTTTGGGCATAGACCTGACGAACAAGCTGCTGTATTATTTCTCCCTCTAGATTTAATGAAAATTCTAGAATCAACTCAATATAAAGAAAAACCATTAGTTGAAAAAACAGAAACATTGTTTCAAGCATCACAGCCAGAAAATGATTTTAGTTTTTGGAACAGTTGTTATGCTTTAATCTTATTCCTTCTTCCATTTGCTATTTTAAACAGAAAAGCAACCAACATTCTGTTTTTTAGCATTTTGGGACTTATAGGGTTATTTTTCTGTTTGGTGGGATTATATTCTTTACACAGAGAAGTTCTTTGGAACTACAACGTCTTATTATTTAATCCACTGCTATTGATTTTAATCTATTTTTTAATCAAGAACAATTTAAAGGCAATAAGAAAATTGAGTCAAATTTGCTTACTATGCTTAGTGGGTTATGTCTTGTATATGCTTAATAAAGCACATCTTTTAATGATTTTGCCAATCTTATTGACGTCAACAATCATTCTTATACGATTATCGCTTAAAAAAGAAAATTGA
- the lptB gene encoding LPS export ABC transporter ATP-binding protein translates to MILRADNLIKTYKKRTVVKGISVEVNQGEIVGLLGPNGAGKTTSFYMIVGLVKPNSGNIYLDDMDITNFPMYKRAQNGIGYLAQEASVFRKMTIEENILSVLQLTNLSKQEQEAKMEALIDEFSLGHIRTNRGDLLSGGERRRTEIARCLATDPKFILLDEPFAGVDPVAVEDIQRIVAKLKNKNIGILITDHNVQETLAITDKTYLMFEGGILKAGVPEELVEDEMVRRVYLGQNFELRRTKIEF, encoded by the coding sequence ATGATATTAAGAGCAGATAATTTAATCAAAACCTATAAAAAGAGAACTGTTGTAAAAGGGATTTCAGTTGAAGTAAATCAAGGAGAAATCGTTGGTTTACTAGGACCTAATGGAGCGGGAAAAACGACATCCTTTTATATGATTGTTGGATTGGTAAAACCAAATTCTGGCAATATCTATCTCGACGACATGGATATTACTAATTTTCCCATGTACAAACGTGCACAAAACGGAATTGGTTATTTAGCTCAAGAAGCTTCTGTTTTTAGAAAAATGACCATTGAAGAAAACATTTTAAGTGTTTTGCAACTAACTAATCTATCAAAGCAAGAACAAGAAGCTAAAATGGAAGCCTTGATTGATGAGTTTTCATTAGGTCATATTCGCACAAACAGAGGTGATTTACTTTCTGGTGGTGAGCGTCGTCGTACAGAAATTGCCCGTTGCTTAGCAACCGATCCTAAATTTATCTTACTTGACGAACCTTTTGCAGGAGTTGACCCGGTAGCGGTAGAAGATATCCAACGTATTGTTGCGAAGCTTAAAAACAAAAATATTGGAATTCTAATTACTGATCACAACGTACAAGAAACCCTTGCAATTACTGATAAAACATATCTAATGTTTGAAGGCGGGATCCTTAAAGCTGGAGTTCCTGAAGAATTAGTGGAAGATGAAATGGTACGTCGTGTATATCTTGGTCAAAACTTTGAATTGAGAAGAACTAAGATTGAGTTTTAG
- a CDS encoding exopolysaccharide biosynthesis polyprenyl glycosylphosphotransferase: MNQHKQIHFEVSERKVLLRLFDVIVVLFFLHFLGDFLDFNYFTISSQNFYWTLVLSFYLFFFGTVFEMYNLQVASNQFQVTKSIVLTTSMTVLVYLLTPILTPVLPENRLQIVLFYFTILFSLMLWRLVYVKFLASTRFVKSAVLVCDKAELGELVKGIQNVDPHYRVVGFINLEVNLTKDVAYQHIKSIELDEIDSFLETNFISEIVIASQKTEHITVDLYNKLISLLEKGFMIREYTQVYESITHRIPVQYVEKDFYKYFPFSRSNQNKLYISVVRFLEIIVALSGLGVGLLLLPFVLIGNILANRGPLFYTQERVGKNGQVFKIFKLRSMVVNAEVNGAVFATLGDNRVTAFGKFLRKSRFDEVPQFINVLKGDMALIGPRPERPVFVKEIATMMPFYETRHVVKPGLTGWAQVNYSYGETLQDSLIKLQYDLYYIKHRSLFLDLNITVKTISTVLFYRGQ, from the coding sequence ATGAACCAACATAAGCAAATACATTTTGAAGTGTCTGAAAGAAAAGTACTTCTAAGACTTTTTGATGTTATTGTTGTTTTGTTTTTTTTACATTTTTTAGGTGATTTTTTAGACTTTAATTACTTCACTATATCTTCGCAAAACTTTTACTGGACACTAGTTCTGTCATTTTATTTGTTTTTTTTTGGAACTGTATTCGAAATGTACAATTTACAGGTTGCTAGTAATCAGTTTCAGGTTACTAAAAGTATAGTCTTAACAACTTCGATGACTGTTTTGGTGTATTTGTTGACACCAATATTAACTCCAGTTTTGCCAGAAAATAGATTGCAGATTGTACTTTTTTATTTTACAATACTTTTTTCATTAATGCTTTGGCGATTAGTTTATGTAAAATTTCTTGCCTCAACACGATTTGTAAAAAGTGCTGTTTTAGTTTGTGATAAGGCTGAATTAGGCGAATTAGTCAAAGGGATTCAAAATGTTGATCCTCATTATAGAGTGGTTGGATTTATTAATTTAGAAGTAAATTTAACAAAAGATGTTGCTTATCAACATATAAAATCTATCGAATTGGATGAAATTGATTCGTTTTTAGAAACTAATTTTATTTCTGAAATAGTAATTGCTTCTCAAAAAACTGAACACATAACAGTTGATTTATACAATAAGTTAATTAGCTTATTAGAAAAAGGGTTTATGATACGTGAGTACACACAAGTGTACGAGAGTATTACACATAGAATTCCTGTTCAATATGTTGAAAAGGATTTTTATAAATATTTTCCATTTTCAAGAAGTAATCAAAATAAATTGTACATCAGTGTTGTAAGGTTTTTAGAAATTATTGTTGCATTGTCAGGTTTAGGAGTAGGATTATTGCTTTTGCCTTTTGTTTTAATAGGGAATATCTTAGCCAATAGGGGACCTTTGTTTTATACACAAGAGAGAGTTGGTAAAAACGGCCAAGTTTTTAAAATATTTAAGCTTCGCTCAATGGTGGTTAATGCAGAAGTTAATGGAGCTGTTTTTGCAACTCTGGGAGATAATCGAGTAACAGCTTTTGGTAAATTTTTACGTAAATCAAGGTTTGATGAGGTGCCTCAGTTTATTAATGTTTTGAAGGGAGATATGGCTCTGATTGGGCCAAGACCTGAGCGCCCAGTTTTTGTTAAAGAGATTGCGACAATGATGCCTTTTTATGAAACGCGACATGTAGTTAAACCAGGACTTACAGGCTGGGCACAAGTAAATTATTCTTACGGAGAAACATTACAGGATAGCCTTATTAAACTTCAATACGACTTATATTATATTAAACACCGAAGTTTATTTTTAGATTTAAATATTACAGTAAAAACTATTAGTACAGTTTTGTTCTACAGAGGACAGTAG
- the tatC gene encoding twin-arginine translocase subunit TatC, with the protein MAKKSLGEMSFLDHLEELRWLLVRSSFAIVSLAIAVYFVSDFIFDDIIFGPTRVDFVTYRFFCDASHYLGFAETICIEELPFTIQNTSMEGQVNVFVWTCITAGFILGFPYLLWEVWKFISPALYESERKYAKVFVVTASLLFFIGVLFGYYVIVPMSVNFVATFSVSNVVKNEFNLESYISMIKTSVIAGGLFFELPIIIYLLTKIGLVTPTFLQNTRKYAVVIVLIIAAIVTPPDVVSQITVAVPMLLIYEISILISKLVVKKREKNEQLSTRI; encoded by the coding sequence ATGGCAAAGAAGAGTTTAGGAGAAATGTCCTTTTTAGATCATCTAGAGGAATTAAGATGGTTATTGGTTAGAAGTTCATTCGCTATTGTATCACTAGCAATAGCAGTATATTTTGTATCAGATTTTATTTTTGATGATATTATTTTTGGTCCCACAAGAGTTGATTTTGTTACTTACAGATTTTTTTGTGACGCTTCACATTATTTAGGATTCGCTGAAACCATTTGCATTGAAGAATTGCCTTTTACCATACAAAACACAAGTATGGAAGGTCAGGTAAATGTATTCGTATGGACATGTATCACTGCAGGTTTTATTTTAGGTTTCCCTTATCTTTTATGGGAAGTATGGAAATTTATCAGCCCTGCTTTATATGAAAGTGAACGCAAATATGCCAAGGTTTTTGTAGTTACTGCTTCGTTACTTTTCTTTATTGGAGTTCTTTTTGGTTACTATGTAATTGTACCAATGTCTGTAAACTTCGTTGCAACCTTTTCAGTGAGTAACGTTGTAAAAAACGAATTCAATTTAGAATCTTATATCAGTATGATTAAAACTTCTGTAATTGCAGGTGGTTTATTTTTCGAATTACCAATCATAATTTATTTGTTGACAAAAATTGGATTAGTAACTCCTACCTTCTTACAAAACACTAGAAAATATGCTGTTGTAATAGTTTTAATTATTGCTGCAATTGTAACTCCTCCAGATGTGGTGAGCCAAATTACAGTAGCAGTTCCAATGCTTTTGATATATGAAATAAGTATACTAATTTCAAAATTAGTAGTTAAAAAAAGAGAAAAAAATGAGCAACTTAGTACAAGAATTTAA
- a CDS encoding CDP-alcohol phosphatidyltransferase family protein, with translation MNIKKHIPNIITLINLFCGCIALVFASQKQFELAFIFVSLGIFFDFFDGFFARMFKVQSELGLQLDSLADMVTSGVVPGYVMFQLILNSFGSDKVNDVNSWDNSVMIMPFLGFIITLGACFRLANFNIDTRQSDSFIGLPTPANALFILSLPLVIQYSGIEFISESLQCIKVLLVITLLSAYVMNAEIPLFSLKIKNFSFQKNALQIFFLAVSVVFLLVFKYLGVPLIILFYVLLSVVNNVFIKKEK, from the coding sequence ATGAATATTAAAAAGCACATTCCCAATATTATAACATTAATTAATCTTTTTTGTGGTTGTATTGCATTAGTTTTTGCATCTCAGAAACAGTTTGAACTAGCTTTCATATTTGTGAGTTTGGGAATATTTTTTGACTTCTTTGATGGATTTTTTGCTCGAATGTTTAAAGTGCAAAGCGAATTAGGTTTGCAATTAGATTCACTGGCAGATATGGTTACGAGCGGAGTGGTACCAGGTTATGTAATGTTTCAGTTGATACTTAATTCATTTGGTTCAGATAAAGTAAACGATGTTAATTCTTGGGATAATTCAGTAATGATTATGCCGTTTTTAGGCTTTATAATTACGCTTGGAGCTTGTTTTAGGTTGGCAAATTTCAATATAGATACACGTCAATCAGATTCATTTATAGGATTGCCAACCCCTGCCAACGCTTTATTTATTTTAAGTTTACCACTTGTAATTCAATATTCAGGAATCGAATTTATTTCAGAATCATTACAATGTATTAAAGTACTTTTAGTTATTACACTTTTAAGCGCTTATGTTATGAATGCCGAAATTCCTTTGTTTTCTCTTAAAATCAAAAACTTCTCTTTTCAAAAAAATGCTTTGCAAATTTTCTTTTTGGCAGTTTCTGTTGTGTTTCTTTTGGTTTTTAAATATTTAGGCGTTCCGCTAATTATTTTATTTTACGTTTTATTATCTGTAGTTAATAATGTTTTTATCAAAAAGGAAAAGTAA
- a CDS encoding helix-turn-helix domain-containing protein, with the protein MNQPELGKKILELRLSKGLTQNELAEMCSVSLRTIQRIELNEVTPRSYTLKVIFAALDFDYYNLNGNSTDVKTSASSGFWKDIFNLKKDTMKKLSVASVLVVLGFVLFFKNETQAQTIDGWIKRGDKPKSYEIGLDKTVSPMGKKCAYIKSIDSEIKGFGNLMQVCQAKLYLGKRIKMTGYIKTVNVKNWAGMWLRVDGVNDKGETTMLGFDNMYKRGLKGNTDWTKCEIVLNVPNESKTLNFGVLLDGTGIVYFDRLSFEVVKDIEETSISGLPDKPTNIDFED; encoded by the coding sequence ATGAATCAACCAGAATTAGGAAAAAAAATTTTAGAGTTAAGACTTTCAAAAGGACTTACACAAAATGAACTTGCAGAAATGTGTAGTGTAAGTTTGCGAACAATTCAGCGTATTGAATTGAATGAGGTTACACCAAGAAGTTATACTTTAAAAGTTATTTTCGCGGCTTTGGATTTTGATTATTATAATTTGAATGGCAATTCTACTGATGTAAAGACGTCTGCATCAAGTGGTTTTTGGAAAGATATTTTTAATTTAAAAAAAGACACTATGAAAAAATTATCTGTAGCATCTGTCCTTGTCGTTCTTGGATTTGTTTTATTCTTTAAAAATGAAACTCAGGCACAAACTATCGATGGATGGATTAAAAGGGGTGATAAGCCAAAAAGTTATGAGATCGGTTTAGATAAAACTGTATCTCCAATGGGAAAAAAATGTGCGTATATTAAATCAATTGATTCCGAAATAAAAGGTTTTGGAAATTTAATGCAAGTTTGTCAAGCAAAACTTTACCTCGGAAAACGTATAAAAATGACTGGTTATATAAAAACAGTTAATGTTAAAAACTGGGCAGGAATGTGGTTGCGAGTTGACGGGGTTAATGATAAGGGAGAAACTACCATGTTGGGGTTCGATAATATGTATAAAAGAGGTCTGAAAGGAAATACAGATTGGACTAAATGTGAAATCGTGTTAAATGTTCCTAATGAAAGTAAGACGTTAAACTTCGGAGTTCTATTAGATGGTACTGGAATTGTTTATTTTGATCGTCTTTCTTTTGAAGTAGTAAAAGATATTGAAGAAACCTCAATAAGTGGGCTTCCTGATAAACCTACTAATATTGATTTTGAAGATTAG
- a CDS encoding glycosyltransferase family 4 protein — protein MKNLLYIGNKLTKEGLNATTIDTLSKQLQSEGFLVVTSSSRTNQVVRLMDMLLSIIKNNNVDYVLIDTYSTSAFWYAFFTSQLCRLFSLKYIPMLHGGNLPFRLDKNSKFSKMIFHNAYINIAPSNYLLNEFKKRGFTNIIHIPNSIEVDKYAFKLRNQIHPKLIWVRAFASIYNPKMAIDVFVKLKVKFSDAILCMVGPDKDGSLYTTKEYAKSLNVDVEFTGKLSKEEWCKLASNYDIFINTTNFDNTPVSVIEAMSLGLPIVSSNVGGIPFLIDDNQTGLLVDQGNVDRMVEAIELLLTSNELTEKLSKNARLKAENFNWEIIKKEWINLLK, from the coding sequence TTGAAAAACCTGTTATACATAGGGAATAAATTAACCAAGGAAGGTTTAAACGCAACCACTATTGATACTTTAAGCAAGCAGTTGCAAAGTGAAGGTTTTTTAGTAGTTACAAGTTCATCCAGGACGAATCAGGTTGTAAGGCTAATGGATATGTTGTTGTCTATTATCAAAAACAATAATGTTGATTATGTTTTAATTGATACTTATAGTACTTCTGCTTTTTGGTATGCCTTTTTTACAAGTCAGCTTTGTAGATTGTTTAGCTTAAAATATATTCCAATGTTACATGGAGGAAATCTTCCTTTTAGATTGGATAAGAATAGTAAGTTTTCGAAAATGATTTTTCATAATGCTTACATAAATATTGCTCCTTCAAATTATTTATTAAACGAATTTAAAAAAAGAGGTTTTACTAATATAATTCATATACCAAACAGTATAGAAGTTGATAAATATGCTTTTAAGTTAAGAAATCAAATACACCCTAAATTGATTTGGGTTCGAGCTTTTGCTTCAATTTACAATCCTAAGATGGCAATAGATGTTTTTGTAAAATTAAAAGTGAAATTTTCTGATGCTATACTCTGTATGGTTGGACCAGATAAAGATGGATCTTTGTACACGACAAAAGAATATGCCAAATCTTTAAATGTTGATGTTGAATTTACTGGAAAATTATCTAAAGAAGAATGGTGTAAATTAGCTAGTAATTATGATATATTTATTAATACTACTAACTTTGATAACACTCCAGTAAGTGTCATAGAAGCTATGTCACTAGGATTGCCAATAGTTTCATCTAATGTTGGAGGAATCCCTTTTTTAATTGATGATAACCAGACTGGACTTTTAGTTGATCAAGGTAATGTTGATAGAATGGTAGAAGCAATTGAGTTATTATTAACTAGCAATGAATTAACTGAAAAACTTTCTAAAAATGCTAGATTAAAAGCAGAAAACTTCAATTGGGAAATAATAAAAAAGGAATGGATAAATCTTTTAAAGTAA
- a CDS encoding glycoside hydrolase family 25 protein, with the protein MPVKKVTVRKPPTKRSNKSTAKKPSFFSSSTFFKLILLFGFAVVIYSQRNVLAYYLGFKTDKIFMETREVAVDKVLDAHIEKSFGIDVSEYQDKINWDKVKDIDGGYPIEFVFVRASIGNERPDKKFKTYWKKAKEKGFICGAYHYYRPNENSIEQAENFIKQVTLVEGDFPPVLDIEKLPKTQSLERLKVGLKRWLEKVEAHYGVKPIIYSGESYYLDFLKDDFEEYPFWIANYTAFYKDIDDEWSIWQLTENGCVPGIKGSVDINIYNGTSVEMKELLIK; encoded by the coding sequence ATGCCGGTTAAAAAAGTTACTGTTAGAAAGCCTCCAACAAAAAGAAGTAATAAATCAACTGCTAAAAAACCATCCTTTTTTTCGAGTTCTACTTTTTTTAAACTGATTTTATTATTCGGTTTCGCAGTAGTTATTTATAGTCAACGCAATGTGTTAGCGTATTATTTGGGTTTTAAGACAGATAAAATATTTATGGAAACACGAGAGGTTGCAGTCGATAAAGTGCTTGATGCTCATATCGAAAAATCTTTTGGTATTGATGTTTCTGAATATCAGGATAAAATAAATTGGGATAAGGTTAAAGATATTGATGGAGGTTATCCAATTGAATTTGTTTTTGTTCGTGCTTCTATAGGAAACGAAAGACCTGATAAAAAGTTTAAGACATATTGGAAAAAAGCAAAAGAGAAAGGATTTATCTGTGGAGCATACCATTACTATCGTCCAAATGAAAATTCTATTGAACAAGCCGAAAATTTTATCAAACAAGTTACGCTGGTTGAAGGTGATTTTCCACCAGTTTTAGATATTGAGAAGTTACCTAAAACACAATCATTAGAACGTCTTAAAGTAGGTTTAAAGCGTTGGTTAGAAAAAGTTGAAGCTCATTATGGAGTAAAACCAATTATTTACAGTGGTGAAAGTTATTATTTAGATTTTTTGAAAGATGATTTTGAAGAATATCCTTTTTGGATAGCAAATTACACAGCTTTCTATAAAGATATTGATGACGAATGGTCCATTTGGCAATTAACAGAGAATGGATGTGTTCCTGGAATAAAAGGATCTGTAGATATCAATATATACAATGGAACTTCGGTTGAAATGAAAGAATTGTTGATTAAATAG
- a CDS encoding DUF5808 domain-containing protein: MQPTKEQIEKWHNDPKNWKLGSIYYNPEDPRGWVNKRIEWMGWTVNFANKKGIGIFAALTIIIILMMVFLPKKN; this comes from the coding sequence ATGCAACCTACAAAAGAACAAATCGAAAAATGGCATAATGACCCAAAAAACTGGAAATTGGGCTCAATCTACTATAATCCTGAAGATCCTAGAGGTTGGGTAAACAAAAGGATAGAATGGATGGGATGGACAGTGAATTTCGCCAACAAAAAAGGAATTGGAATCTTTGCAGCTCTTACGATAATCATCATATTAATGATGGTGTTTTTACCTAAAAAGAATTAA